A window of Polaromonas hydrogenivorans contains these coding sequences:
- a CDS encoding DUF4331 domain-containing protein has protein sequence MKTKIGKLAKACLLLVAAGGAMASSHREAPFITTAPKVDGTDFYMFNSYEAGKAGNVTLIANYLPLQDAYGGPNYFSMDPNALYEIHIDNNGDGKEDLTFQFRFKNELASNGAGITLPIGGKNVSIPLRQAGAVTNAANAPLSYTESFTLNVVRGDRRSGTRAAVTTAGGGTTFGKPIDYIGTKTFPGNSYEGYANSYIQSINIPGCASPGKVFVGQRKEAFSVNLGAIFDLVNAPAAFITSEANASAAGKFGELDDKNVTSLALEVPATCLTQGSEKVIGGWTTASLRQGRLLNGTPSSGLQASEKTGGAWTQVSRLGMPLVNEVVIGLKDKDKFNANKPFTSDTRNDATNFADYVTNPTLPALLESLFGVKAPTNFPRTDLMTAFLTGLPTVNRPANITGLGVGGPLTEMLRLNTSIAAKPAAAQNALGVAAGDAAGFPNGRRLGDDVVDVSLRVAMGALCVLTGDTDALKVGCKPADAPAGGVAFVDGVRASATDFQQVFPYLNTPIPGAK, from the coding sequence ATGAAGACGAAAATCGGGAAGCTCGCCAAGGCCTGCCTGTTGCTGGTCGCTGCCGGCGGCGCCATGGCGTCAAGCCATCGTGAAGCCCCTTTCATCACCACAGCCCCCAAGGTGGACGGCACGGATTTCTACATGTTCAACAGCTACGAGGCGGGCAAGGCTGGCAATGTCACCTTGATTGCCAACTATCTGCCGCTGCAGGATGCGTATGGCGGTCCCAATTATTTTTCAATGGACCCGAACGCGCTGTACGAGATTCATATTGACAACAACGGCGACGGCAAGGAAGATCTGACCTTCCAGTTCCGGTTCAAGAACGAACTGGCCAGCAACGGCGCAGGCATCACGCTGCCCATTGGCGGAAAAAACGTGTCGATTCCCCTGCGCCAGGCCGGTGCGGTCACCAACGCGGCCAATGCGCCGCTGAGCTACACCGAAAGCTTCACGCTCAACGTGGTGCGCGGCGACCGCCGCAGCGGCACGCGCGCGGCCGTCACCACTGCCGGCGGCGGCACCACCTTCGGCAAGCCGATTGACTACATCGGCACCAAGACCTTTCCGGGCAACAGCTACGAAGGCTATGCCAATTCCTATATCCAGAGCATCAACATCCCCGGCTGCGCAAGCCCCGGCAAGGTGTTCGTGGGCCAGCGCAAGGAAGCGTTCTCGGTCAACCTGGGCGCTATCTTCGACCTGGTCAATGCGCCGGCCGCCTTCATCACCAGCGAGGCCAATGCCTCGGCGGCCGGCAAGTTCGGCGAGCTGGACGACAAGAACGTGACCTCGCTGGCGCTGGAAGTGCCGGCGACCTGCCTGACGCAGGGCAGTGAAAAAGTCATCGGCGGCTGGACCACGGCCAGCCTGCGCCAGGGCCGCCTGCTCAATGGCACGCCGTCCTCGGGCCTGCAAGCCAGCGAAAAAACCGGCGGTGCCTGGACGCAGGTGTCGCGCCTGGGCATGCCGCTGGTCAACGAGGTGGTCATCGGCCTGAAGGACAAGGACAAGTTCAACGCCAACAAGCCTTTCACCTCCGACACGCGCAACGACGCGACGAACTTTGCCGACTACGTGACGAACCCGACGCTGCCGGCCCTGCTCGAATCCCTGTTTGGCGTCAAGGCCCCGACCAACTTCCCGCGCACCGACCTGATGACCGCCTTCCTGACCGGCCTGCCGACGGTCAATCGTCCGGCCAACATCACCGGCCTGGGCGTGGGCGGGCCGCTGACGGAAATGCTGCGCCTGAACACCTCGATTGCCGCCAAGCCGGCTGCCGCGCAGAACGCGCTGGGCGTGGCGGCGGGCGACGCGGCCGGCTTCCCGAACGGCCGCCGCCTGGGCGACGATGTGGTGGACGTTTCGCTGCGTGTGGCCATGGGCGCGCTGTGCGTGCTGACGGGCGACACCGACGCGCTGAAAGTCGGCTGCAAGCCTGCGGATGCACCGGCCGGCGGCGTGGCCTTCGTCGATGGCGTGCGCGCCAGCGCGACCGACTTCCAGCAGGTCTTTCCGTACCTCAACACCCCGATTCCCGGTGCCAAGTAA
- a CDS encoding HupE/UreJ family protein, translating to MMRALGTRLRASWLATLLLACGPALAHKGSDAYLDVRQLEAPASPSASAGADGLVDFSFGLAVALRDLDLVVTIDANADASVTWGEVKAATPQVLALLNQTARLDAPPGGPEACRLAWQGDGLERRSDGVYFRAVAQARCPPGQALRLDYALLKDQDSTHRLLVAGRINGHDLLSTVSPQQGSLLLNVGNAEAGNAEARTTQASSRWSALRDYFSLGMHHLLQGYDHLAFLLALVLPLQLSLRRRPQLVVSRASAAGATAAYASRASAAGATAAYASRATWLALLRTVTAFTLGHSVTLMLATFGWTQASPLWVEPVIALSIAVTALLNLHPVKGVRFDVLALLFGLVHGFGFAGLLQEAAAPGGLLPWALAGFNLGVEAGQLTAVMGWVLVSQALVGRAWYGRVVVRGGSAVLVLLAGGWFWQRVS from the coding sequence ATGATGCGCGCGCTTGGCACACGCCTGCGGGCGTCCTGGCTAGCAACGCTGCTGCTGGCGTGCGGCCCGGCGCTGGCGCACAAGGGCAGCGATGCCTATCTTGACGTGCGGCAGCTTGAAGCACCGGCCAGCCCGTCCGCATCGGCAGGCGCCGACGGCCTGGTGGATTTCAGCTTCGGGCTGGCGGTCGCCCTGCGCGACCTCGATTTGGTGGTGACTATCGATGCGAATGCCGACGCCAGCGTGACCTGGGGCGAAGTCAAGGCCGCGACGCCGCAGGTGCTGGCCTTGCTCAACCAGACGGCACGGCTTGATGCGCCGCCCGGCGGGCCAGAGGCGTGCAGGCTGGCCTGGCAAGGCGACGGCCTGGAGCGGCGCAGCGACGGCGTTTATTTCCGCGCCGTGGCGCAAGCCCGCTGCCCGCCCGGGCAGGCGCTGCGCCTGGACTATGCCTTGCTGAAAGACCAGGATTCGACCCACCGCCTGCTGGTGGCCGGTCGCATCAATGGCCATGACCTGCTCAGCACCGTCTCGCCCCAGCAGGGCAGCCTGTTGCTCAATGTCGGCAATGCAGAGGCAGGCAATGCAGAGGCACGCACGACCCAGGCATCCAGCCGCTGGTCGGCGCTGCGGGATTATTTCAGCCTGGGCATGCACCATTTGCTGCAGGGTTACGACCACCTGGCTTTTTTGCTGGCGCTGGTGCTGCCGCTGCAATTGAGCTTGCGGCGCCGGCCGCAGCTTGTTGTTTCGCGCGCGAGTGCTGCCGGCGCCACGGCCGCTTATGCCTCCCGCGCGAGTGCTGCCGGCGCCACGGCCGCTTATGCCTCCCGCGCCACCTGGTTGGCGCTGCTTCGCACCGTGACGGCCTTCACGCTGGGCCATTCGGTCACGCTGATGCTGGCGACCTTCGGCTGGACGCAGGCATCGCCGCTGTGGGTCGAGCCGGTGATTGCGCTGTCGATTGCCGTGACCGCGCTGCTCAACCTGCACCCGGTCAAAGGGGTTCGCTTTGACGTGCTGGCGCTGCTGTTCGGCCTGGTCCATGGCTTTGGATTTGCCGGACTGCTGCAGGAAGCCGCCGCGCCCGGAGGCTTGCTGCCTTGGGCGCTGGCCGGATTCAACCTGGGCGTTGAAGCCGGCCAGCTGACGGCCGTGATGGGCTGGGTGCTGGTGTCGCAGGCGCTGGTCGGCAGGGCCTGGTACGGCCGCGTGGTGGTACGCGGCGGCTCGGCGGTGCTGGTGCTGCTGGCCGGCGGGTGGTTCTGGCAGCGGGTCAGCTGA
- a CDS encoding DUF1800 domain-containing protein produces MLVTPERECEQETTSQAAHTALPKATTTAGLAATALLAACGGGGGGGGGGGTGAATGATAVSNDVQPVNAADASAARFLQQAQFSSSESEIADARQVGFSGWLTRQFEAAPGPTGWDWLEARGYGKVDGNLYFATVYPAEFMLWNQLMSSPDAMRKRMALALSELFVVSLDTSEFSWRSHAFTHYWDTLVKNAFGNFRQLLEDVTLHPAMGFYLNTKGNLKENTSTGSTPDENYAREVMQLFSIGLYQLNIDGSEKMDAGGNPVETYTPSDVVNLARVFTGYDFDKSDGARIAVAGQSTTIESRDFARKPMAFDASKHSSLEAAFLGVTIPANTPGPAALKTALDTLFNHANAGPFFARQMIQRLVTSNPSAAYIGRVAEKFNNNGAGVRGDLRAVWSAILLDSEARGDQGLTDPRFGKLREPMLRLIQWARSFGATSAAGSWKIFNTSSPASQLGQSPLHSPSVFNFFRPGFVPPNTVMATAHAPAPEFQLVNEITVGGYLNYMQSVIRNGISCPKPDVPEAANGSGIFLPDVKAGYARELLLLTSSTAALVSHLGLVLCAGALSAATQTLIVTALNATPVQADSSDAFKLDRVAAAVLLVMASADYLIQK; encoded by the coding sequence ATGCTTGTTACACCAGAAAGAGAGTGCGAACAGGAGACGACTTCGCAGGCAGCGCACACCGCTCTACCGAAAGCAACAACCACTGCGGGACTGGCGGCCACGGCGCTGCTCGCTGCGTGTGGCGGCGGCGGCGGTGGCGGCGGTGGCGGCGGCACGGGCGCCGCTACCGGCGCGACTGCGGTTTCAAACGATGTCCAGCCTGTCAACGCGGCCGATGCCAGTGCCGCCCGCTTCCTGCAGCAGGCGCAGTTTTCATCCAGCGAGTCCGAAATCGCCGATGCGCGCCAGGTGGGTTTTTCCGGCTGGCTAACCCGGCAGTTTGAAGCGGCTCCCGGACCGACGGGCTGGGACTGGCTGGAAGCGCGGGGCTACGGGAAGGTGGATGGCAACCTCTATTTCGCCACTGTCTATCCGGCCGAATTCATGCTCTGGAACCAGCTCATGAGCAGCCCGGATGCGATGCGCAAGCGCATGGCCCTGGCGCTGTCCGAGCTGTTCGTGGTGTCGCTGGACACCTCGGAGTTCAGCTGGCGCAGCCATGCGTTCACCCATTACTGGGATACGCTGGTGAAAAACGCCTTTGGCAACTTCCGGCAGTTGCTTGAAGACGTGACGCTCCATCCGGCGATGGGCTTCTACCTGAACACCAAGGGCAACCTGAAGGAAAACACCAGCACCGGCAGCACACCCGACGAGAACTATGCGCGCGAGGTCATGCAGCTGTTCAGCATCGGGCTGTATCAGCTCAACATCGATGGCAGCGAAAAGATGGACGCCGGCGGCAACCCTGTCGAGACTTACACCCCGTCGGATGTGGTCAACCTGGCGCGCGTGTTCACCGGGTATGACTTTGACAAGTCCGATGGCGCGCGCATCGCCGTGGCGGGCCAGAGCACGACCATCGAGTCCAGGGACTTCGCCCGCAAGCCGATGGCCTTCGATGCAAGCAAGCATTCGAGCCTGGAAGCGGCCTTTCTGGGCGTGACCATTCCCGCCAACACGCCAGGCCCCGCAGCGCTGAAGACGGCGCTGGACACCCTGTTCAACCATGCCAATGCCGGGCCATTTTTTGCCCGGCAAATGATTCAGCGCCTGGTCACCAGCAACCCGAGCGCCGCTTATATCGGCCGCGTGGCCGAAAAATTCAACAACAACGGCGCCGGCGTGCGGGGCGACCTGCGCGCGGTGTGGTCGGCCATTTTGCTCGACAGCGAGGCGCGCGGCGACCAGGGGCTCACGGATCCCCGCTTCGGCAAGCTGCGCGAGCCCATGCTGCGGCTGATTCAATGGGCGCGCAGCTTTGGCGCGACTTCGGCGGCAGGCAGCTGGAAGATATTCAACACCAGCAGCCCGGCCAGCCAGCTGGGCCAGAGCCCGCTGCATTCGCCCTCGGTCTTCAATTTCTTCAGGCCCGGATTCGTGCCGCCCAACACGGTCATGGCCACCGCGCATGCGCCAGCGCCCGAGTTCCAGCTGGTCAACGAGATCACGGTGGGCGGGTACCTGAACTACATGCAGTCCGTCATTCGCAACGGCATCTCCTGCCCCAAGCCCGATGTGCCTGAGGCTGCCAACGGCTCGGGCATTTTTCTGCCCGATGTGAAAGCGGGCTATGCCCGGGAATTGCTGCTGCTCACCTCCAGCACCGCAGCATTGGTGAGCCACCTTGGGCTGGTGTTATGTGCCGGAGCGCTTTCCGCCGCCACGCAAACATTGATTGTTACCGCGCTCAACGCCACGCCTGTCCAGGCTGACAGCAGCGATGCCTTCAAGCTCGACCGGGTCGCCGCCGCCGTGCTGCTGGTCATGGCGTCTGCCGACTACCTGATCCAAAAATAA
- a CDS encoding sensor histidine kinase, translating into MKSIWERVKAESEKKHSERVLLHRAIASSQNGITIGQASDGEFPLVYANPAFYRLTGYEPDDVIGKDCRFLQRGLTTQPGLQTLRTAIANGVESTVLLHNFRKDGTGFWNELTVSPVLNDSGTLTHYVGIQYDVTGRENDARAIAALNQSLTQRSEELELTNASLRSFSASASHDLRAPLSSIKGFCAMLRKSADLPQGSRSAHYMARIEANANRMEQLIEAMLELAQSTSSMLNMRSCDLSVMAQEVVDAIRTASPELETQVHIEPGLVARGDPSLVHSVLQNLLGNALKYSSRTPGATVHFGREPGDAGKARFFVRDNGAGFDMKNASTLFGAFQRFHSESEFPGTGVGLATVHRIVTRHGGVVSAESEPGKGAVFYFTLGAPGAVD; encoded by the coding sequence ATGAAAAGCATCTGGGAGCGCGTCAAAGCTGAAAGCGAAAAAAAGCATTCCGAGCGCGTGCTGCTCCACCGGGCCATTGCATCGAGCCAGAACGGAATCACCATTGGACAGGCGAGCGATGGCGAGTTTCCCCTGGTCTATGCCAACCCGGCGTTTTATCGCCTGACCGGCTATGAGCCCGACGATGTGATCGGAAAAGACTGCCGGTTTCTCCAGCGCGGCCTGACAACGCAGCCGGGGCTGCAGACCCTTCGCACAGCAATAGCCAACGGCGTGGAGTCCACCGTGCTGCTGCACAACTTTCGCAAGGACGGCACCGGGTTCTGGAACGAGTTGACGGTGTCGCCGGTGCTCAACGACAGCGGGACGCTGACGCACTATGTGGGCATCCAGTACGATGTCACCGGACGCGAGAATGACGCCCGGGCGATTGCGGCACTGAATCAATCCCTCACCCAGCGAAGCGAAGAGCTGGAGCTGACCAATGCAAGCCTGCGCTCCTTTTCGGCTTCGGCCTCGCACGACCTGCGCGCTCCGCTGTCCTCCATCAAGGGCTTTTGCGCGATGTTGAGGAAATCAGCCGACTTGCCGCAGGGCAGCCGTTCAGCGCATTACATGGCACGCATCGAGGCCAACGCCAACCGCATGGAGCAGCTCATCGAGGCCATGCTGGAACTGGCGCAATCCACGTCAAGCATGCTCAACATGCGCAGCTGCGACCTTTCCGTGATGGCGCAGGAAGTGGTGGACGCCATTCGCACCGCCTCGCCCGAACTGGAGACACAGGTGCATATCGAACCCGGCCTGGTGGCCCGGGGCGACCCGTCGCTTGTGCATTCGGTGCTGCAGAACCTCCTGGGCAATGCCCTCAAATACTCGTCCAGAACGCCAGGCGCCACGGTTCACTTTGGCCGCGAGCCCGGCGACGCTGGCAAGGCCCGGTTTTTTGTGCGCGACAACGGTGCGGGCTTTGACATGAAAAACGCCAGCACCCTGTTTGGCGCCTTCCAGCGCTTTCATTCGGAGAGCGAGTTCCCCGGCACCGGGGTCGGGCTGGCCACCGTGCACCGCATCGTGACCCGGCATGGCGGCGTGGTGTCCGCCGAGTCCGAGCCGGGCAAAGGCGCGGTTTTCTACTTCACGCTGGGCGCTCCGGGCGCGGTGGATTGA
- a CDS encoding Y-family DNA polymerase: MDAFFASVELLRYPQLKGLPVVIGGGRRTVDEALLASHGERALRFIPVAEFPRLKDYVGRGVITTATYAARQFGIGSAMGMMKAARLCPQAIVLPVDFDEIRRFSRLFKSTIAEVAPLMQDRGIDEVYIDFTEVPGGQRDGGRALARLIQRAIFEKTGLTCSIGVAPNKLLAKMASEFDKPNGISIVHEADLQTLIWPLNVRKINGIGPKAGEKLARLNVQTIGELAALDRQFLISQFGKASGAWMIDAAWGRDDSPVVTESEPVSMSRETTFERDLHAARDKAELGAIFTRLCEQVAADLQRKGYVARTIGIKLRYDDFRIATRDQTAPAYTADAQAIRKMAGLCLKRVPLEQRLRLLGVRASALVKAGEEPIHEQKMPSAQSGRAQAAIETIANYPLFPSWS; encoded by the coding sequence ATGGATGCGTTTTTCGCGTCGGTCGAGCTGCTGCGCTATCCGCAGCTCAAGGGCCTGCCGGTGGTGATTGGTGGCGGACGGCGCACGGTCGATGAGGCGCTGCTGGCCAGCCATGGCGAGCGGGCGCTGCGCTTCATTCCGGTGGCCGAATTTCCGCGGCTCAAGGATTACGTCGGCCGGGGCGTCATCACCACGGCGACCTATGCGGCGCGGCAGTTCGGCATCGGTTCGGCCATGGGCATGATGAAGGCGGCCAGGCTGTGCCCGCAGGCCATCGTGCTGCCGGTGGATTTCGACGAGATTCGCCGCTTCTCGCGCCTGTTCAAGAGCACGATTGCCGAGGTCGCGCCGCTGATGCAGGACCGGGGCATCGACGAGGTGTACATCGACTTCACCGAGGTTCCGGGCGGCCAGCGCGACGGCGGCCGGGCGCTGGCGCGGCTGATCCAGCGGGCGATTTTCGAGAAGACCGGCCTCACCTGCTCCATCGGCGTGGCGCCCAACAAGCTGCTGGCCAAGATGGCCAGCGAATTCGACAAGCCCAACGGCATTTCAATCGTTCACGAGGCCGATCTGCAAACCCTGATCTGGCCGCTCAATGTGCGCAAGATCAACGGCATCGGCCCCAAGGCGGGTGAAAAGCTGGCGCGGCTCAATGTCCAGACCATCGGCGAGTTGGCGGCGCTGGACCGGCAGTTTCTGATCAGCCAGTTCGGAAAGGCCAGCGGCGCCTGGATGATTGATGCCGCCTGGGGCCGCGACGACAGCCCGGTCGTCACCGAGAGCGAGCCGGTCAGCATGAGCCGCGAAACGACCTTCGAGCGCGACCTGCACGCAGCGCGCGACAAGGCCGAACTGGGCGCGATTTTCACCCGGCTGTGCGAACAGGTGGCCGCCGACCTGCAGCGCAAGGGCTATGTCGCCAGGACCATCGGCATCAAGCTGCGCTATGACGATTTCAGGATCGCGACACGCGACCAGACGGCGCCTGCCTATACCGCTGACGCGCAAGCCATCCGCAAGATGGCCGGGCTGTGCCTGAAGCGCGTGCCGCTGGAGCAAAGGCTGCGTCTGCTCGGCGTGCGCGCCAGCGCCCTGGTAAAAGCCGGCGAAGAGCCCATTCATGAACAAAAAATGCCTTCCGCGCAATCAGGGCGGGCGCAGGCAGCTATTGAAACAATAGCAAACTATCCACTTTTTCCGTCCTGGAGCTAG
- a CDS encoding SPFH domain-containing protein, producing MPKRLAARLMPALSAVSLVLAAGCTRIETGEVGLRINFDKTTDPTERLPGSFNQTLIGDIVTFKIQDVAVAVDNMTPLASDNSTVKDFDMTVVYNVNPTAVSELWTTKNRTFHGVSEKGGDILLMQNYVALSARNAAYKVAREYESLKMADNRPLIEQKIRENVIKTLTEEKLADKITVSQIQVRAITPADVIVNSANELVRAQNELKTKEVEVQTAKKEAERIAALNANAGAIGYMNAMANLKIAEGVAAGKVHTIVVPYDFKGIVNAK from the coding sequence ATGCCGAAACGCCTTGCCGCCCGGCTGATGCCGGCGCTGTCGGCCGTGTCGCTGGTGCTGGCTGCCGGCTGCACCCGGATTGAAACCGGCGAGGTCGGCTTGCGCATCAATTTCGACAAGACGACGGACCCGACCGAGCGCTTGCCGGGCTCGTTCAACCAGACCCTGATCGGCGACATCGTGACCTTCAAGATCCAGGATGTGGCGGTGGCGGTGGACAACATGACGCCGCTGGCCTCGGACAACTCGACGGTCAAGGACTTTGACATGACCGTCGTCTATAACGTCAACCCGACGGCGGTGTCCGAGCTGTGGACCACCAAGAACCGGACGTTTCACGGCGTTTCCGAAAAAGGCGGCGACATTTTGCTGATGCAGAACTATGTGGCGCTGAGTGCGCGCAATGCAGCCTACAAGGTGGCGCGCGAATACGAATCCCTGAAGATGGCCGACAACCGGCCGCTGATCGAGCAGAAAATCCGCGAGAACGTCATCAAGACGCTGACCGAGGAAAAGCTGGCCGACAAGATCACCGTGTCGCAAATCCAGGTGCGCGCCATCACGCCGGCCGATGTGATCGTCAACAGCGCCAACGAACTGGTGCGGGCGCAAAACGAGCTGAAAACCAAGGAAGTCGAGGTCCAGACCGCCAAAAAAGAGGCCGAACGCATCGCCGCGCTGAACGCCAATGCCGGCGCCATCGGCTACATGAACGCCATGGCCAACCTGAAGATCGCCGAAGGCGTGGCCGCCGGCAAGGTCCACACCATCGTGGTGCCCTACGACTTCAAGGGCATCGTGAACGCCAAGTAG
- a CDS encoding alpha/beta fold hydrolase, whose amino-acid sequence MHYVTAGDGTQLYVKDWGSGPPVILLHGWPLSSDSWDDQAMAIAEAGFRAIAYDRRGFGRSSQPWTGYDYNTLTDDLAAVITQTGVQDAVLVGFSMGGGEVARYMSRHAGRSVSKAALISSVVPYMRQTDDNPEGTDQGVFVEMLQRIKEDRAQFFATFFRDFFGVSLMSHPASDEVIDWARSVAMQASLKATLECAKSFATTDFRLDLAAFKVPTLIIHGNEDNTVPIDASGRAAAKGIANARLIEYDGAPHGVQVTHKDQLSDDLIDFLRD is encoded by the coding sequence ATGCACTACGTGACTGCCGGCGACGGCACCCAACTCTATGTCAAGGACTGGGGCAGCGGCCCGCCGGTGATTCTGCTTCACGGCTGGCCGCTGTCATCGGACAGCTGGGACGACCAGGCCATGGCCATTGCCGAGGCGGGCTTTCGTGCCATTGCCTACGACCGGCGCGGATTTGGCCGCTCGTCACAGCCCTGGACGGGCTATGACTACAACACCCTGACCGATGACCTGGCCGCCGTGATCACGCAAACCGGCGTGCAGGATGCGGTGCTGGTCGGCTTTTCGATGGGCGGCGGCGAGGTGGCCCGCTACATGTCGCGCCACGCCGGACGCTCGGTGTCCAAAGCCGCGCTGATTTCATCGGTGGTGCCTTACATGCGCCAGACCGACGACAACCCGGAAGGCACCGACCAGGGCGTTTTCGTCGAGATGCTTCAACGCATCAAAGAAGACCGTGCGCAATTTTTCGCCACGTTTTTCAGGGACTTTTTTGGTGTCAGCCTGATGTCGCATCCGGCCAGTGACGAAGTCATCGACTGGGCGCGCAGCGTGGCGATGCAGGCCAGCCTGAAGGCCACGCTGGAATGCGCCAAGTCCTTTGCCACGACCGACTTCCGGCTTGACCTGGCGGCGTTCAAGGTTCCGACGCTGATCATTCATGGAAATGAGGACAACACCGTGCCGATTGACGCGTCCGGGCGCGCCGCCGCCAAAGGCATCGCCAATGCCAGGCTGATCGAGTACGACGGCGCGCCGCACGGCGTGCAGGTCACGCACAAGGACCAGCTGAGCGATGACCTGATCGATTTTCTGCGCGATTGA
- a CDS encoding c-type cytochrome, which translates to MKRWVKWTLGALGALLVAAAAAAVVGTQLAERKSQRQVRLNLQPVTWATAVAAPDAATLKRGKYLFNSRGCAECHGSNGAGREFINDGKGLRIAAPNISPGEGSVVARYTPEDWERTVRHGVKPDGRPVFIMPSEDYNRLTDDDLAAVVAYAKSLPPAKGSAAVVELSLPVRLMYGYDAIQDAAQKIDHSLPPSRPIPAAVNAEHGAYVANMCIGCHGPGLSGGKIPGTPPDWAAAANLTPGQGSALARYPDAGRFVAMLRSGKRPDGTVITVMPFESLRQLNDVDARAVYAYLKTVPARPFGQR; encoded by the coding sequence ATGAAACGATGGGTCAAGTGGACATTGGGCGCGCTTGGCGCCTTGTTGGTGGCGGCAGCGGCAGCGGCCGTGGTGGGCACCCAGCTGGCCGAGCGCAAGAGCCAGCGCCAGGTCAGGCTGAATCTTCAGCCGGTCACCTGGGCAACGGCAGTGGCCGCGCCCGATGCGGCCACGCTGAAGCGCGGCAAGTACCTGTTCAATTCGCGCGGCTGCGCCGAATGCCATGGCAGCAACGGCGCCGGACGCGAGTTCATCAACGACGGCAAGGGGCTGCGCATCGCCGCGCCCAACATCTCGCCGGGCGAAGGCAGCGTGGTGGCGCGCTACACGCCCGAAGACTGGGAGCGCACCGTGCGCCATGGCGTCAAGCCCGATGGCCGGCCGGTGTTCATCATGCCCAGCGAAGACTACAACCGCCTGACCGACGACGACCTCGCCGCAGTGGTGGCTTATGCCAAAAGCCTGCCGCCGGCCAAGGGAAGCGCGGCGGTGGTCGAGCTGTCGCTGCCGGTCAGGCTGATGTACGGCTATGACGCGATCCAGGATGCGGCGCAGAAGATCGACCATTCCCTGCCGCCGTCCCGGCCGATTCCCGCCGCCGTGAATGCCGAGCACGGCGCCTACGTGGCCAACATGTGCATCGGCTGCCATGGCCCCGGCCTGTCCGGCGGCAAGATTCCCGGCACGCCGCCCGACTGGGCAGCGGCCGCCAACCTGACGCCCGGCCAGGGCAGTGCGCTGGCACGCTACCCGGATGCCGGGCGGTTCGTCGCCATGCTGCGCAGCGGCAAGCGCCCCGACGGCACGGTGATCACGGTGATGCCGTTCGAGTCGCTGCGCCAGCTCAACGATGTCGATGCGCGGGCGGTGTATGCGTATTTGAAGACCGTGCCGGCCCGGCCGTTCGGGCAGCGCTAG
- a CDS encoding alpha-hydroxy acid oxidase, protein MTVITTIEDLRVMAQKRVPRMFYDYADSGSWTESTYRANEADFQTIKLRQRVAVNMENRSTATKMVGVDVKMPVAIAPVGLTGMQHADGEIKAARAAEKFGIPFILSTMSICSIEDIAASTQRPFWFQLYMMRDREAMAAMIERARKAGCNALVLTLDLQVIGQRHKDLKNGLTAPPKPTLANIINLMTKPRWCLGMAGTRRHTFGNLVGHVKGVSDMNSLSAWTNEQFDPRLSWADVAWVKEKWGGKLILKGIQDVEDARLAVQSGADAIVVSNHGGRQLDGAQSSITALPAIVEAVGSEIEVWMDGGIRSGQDVLKAWALGARGTLIGRAMVYGLGAMGEAGVTKALEIIHKELDITMAFCGRTQIGAVDKSILLPGTY, encoded by the coding sequence ATGACCGTGATCACCACCATTGAAGACCTGCGCGTGATGGCGCAAAAACGCGTTCCGCGCATGTTCTACGACTACGCCGATTCCGGCTCGTGGACCGAAAGCACCTACCGCGCCAACGAGGCCGATTTCCAGACCATCAAGCTGCGCCAGCGCGTTGCCGTGAACATGGAAAACCGCTCGACGGCCACCAAAATGGTCGGCGTGGACGTGAAGATGCCGGTGGCGATTGCGCCCGTGGGCCTGACGGGCATGCAGCATGCCGACGGCGAGATCAAGGCCGCCAGGGCGGCTGAAAAATTCGGCATTCCCTTCATCCTCTCGACCATGAGCATCTGCTCCATCGAGGACATCGCGGCCAGCACGCAGCGGCCCTTCTGGTTCCAGCTCTACATGATGCGCGACCGCGAAGCCATGGCCGCCATGATCGAGCGCGCCCGCAAGGCCGGCTGCAACGCGCTGGTGCTGACGCTGGACCTGCAGGTGATCGGCCAGCGCCACAAGGATTTGAAAAATGGCCTGACAGCGCCCCCCAAGCCGACGCTGGCCAACATCATCAACCTCATGACCAAGCCGCGCTGGTGCCTGGGCATGGCCGGCACGCGCCGCCACACCTTTGGCAACCTGGTCGGCCACGTCAAGGGCGTGAGCGACATGAATTCACTGTCGGCCTGGACCAACGAGCAGTTTGACCCGCGCCTGTCGTGGGCCGACGTGGCCTGGGTCAAGGAAAAATGGGGCGGCAAGCTGATCCTCAAGGGCATCCAGGATGTGGAAGACGCCCGGCTCGCCGTGCAAAGCGGCGCCGACGCCATCGTGGTGAGCAACCACGGCGGCCGCCAGCTTGATGGTGCGCAGTCCAGCATCACCGCCCTGCCCGCCATCGTTGAAGCCGTGGGTTCGGAGATCGAAGTGTGGATGGACGGCGGCATCCGCTCCGGCCAGGACGTGCTCAAGGCCTGGGCGCTGGGCGCGCGCGGCACCCTGATTGGCCGGGCCATGGTCTATGGGCTGGGCGCCATGGGCGAGGCCGGCGTGACCAAGGCGCTGGAAATCATCCACAAGGAACTCGACATCACCATGGCGTTTTGCGGCCGCACCCAAATCGGCGCGGTGGACAAAAGCATCCTGCTGCCAGGAACCTATTGA